The window ACGGTGGCCGGCGCCCGCCGTTCACGGGGCTGAGGCGTCCCGGCGGCGGGGCGAGCGCCCGCGGCGTGCCCGCTGCGGTGGGCCCGCCTCCCGCCCCGACGGTTCCGGGCGTTCGACGCGGGTGGGGTCGCCGCGGACGAGTTCGTCGTGGATGCGCCATCGGGCCGTGTCGGCGGCGCGCTCGGCGGTCTGGTCGTCGCGTGCGATCCGCTGTCGCAGCAGCTGGATGGCGAGGCGCCGGTTGAGGCTGAAGTGCCGTTCGGTGTCGACCACCACGACGATGCCCGACGGGCGGTGGGTCGCCCGCACCGCCGTGCTGACCTTGTTCCGGTGCTGGCCGCCGGGGCCGCCGGTACGGCAGGCCACGATGTCGACGTCCGCCTCCGCGAACGCCGTGGTCGGGCTGTCGAGCTGGCACGGTCGGGCGACGACGTACCAGTTCTTCCGGCCGGTGCTCGCCCGGTAGGGGCTGGGGGCCTGCCAGCACAGGGTGCCGGTCCACGAGGCGGCGAACGCCTCGGCGTCGTCGCCGGAGATCCGGATCAGTGCCGACCGGTAGGTGTCGGGCCGTTCGCCGGGCACGGTGCGGACCC is drawn from Micromonospora sp. NBC_01740 and contains these coding sequences:
- the prfH gene encoding peptide chain release factor H, yielding MSLHLLVSAGRGPQECAWALARLLHRLETEAARRGLTTHRVRTVPGERPDTYRSALIRISGDDAEAFAASWTGTLCWQAPSPYRASTGRKNWYVVARPCQLDSPTTAFAEADVDIVACRTGGPGGQHRNKVSTAVRATHRPSGIVVVVDTERHFSLNRRLAIQLLRQRIARDDQTAERAADTARWRIHDELVRGDPTRVERPEPSGREAGPPQRARRGRSPRRRDASAP